The following are encoded together in the Schistocerca gregaria isolate iqSchGreg1 unplaced genomic scaffold, iqSchGreg1.2 ptg001898l, whole genome shotgun sequence genome:
- the LOC126334504 gene encoding uncharacterized protein LOC126334504 codes for MGCSHSYGMQPSHGVQPSHGVQLSHGVLPSHGLQPQGVFSSKDELSFTRSAAFARSGAFARSAAFARSAAFATSAAFVRNAAFTSIADFASSTAFARSAAFARSAAFARSRAFARSAAFARNAAFTCIAAFASSAAFARGAAFARNGAFAMSAAFARNAAFTCIAAFAKSAAFARSAAFARSGAFGWSAAFAKSAAFTWSVAFAWIAAFTWNAAFTRSAAFTWSAAFPWSAAFTWTAATRCVVLKR; via the coding sequence atggggtgcagccattcatatggaatgcagccttcacatggagtgcagccttcacatggagtgcagctttcgcatggagtgctgccttcacatggactgcagccacaaggtgttttctcctcaaaagatgagctttccttcacaaggagtgcagcctttgcaaggagtggagcctttgcaaggagtgcagcctttgcaaggagtgcagcctttgcaacgaGTGCAGCCTTTGtgaggaatgcagccttcacatccattgcagacttcgcaagcagtacagccttcgcaaggagtgcagcattcgcaaggagtgcagcattcgcaaggagtcgagccttcgcaaggagtgcagccttcgcaaggaatgcagccttcacatgcattgcagccttcgcaagtagtgcagccttcgcaaggggtgcagcattcgcaaggaatggagccttcgcaatgagtgcagccttcgcaaggaatgcagccttcacatgcattgcagcctttgcaaagagtgcagccttcgcaaggagtgcagcattcgcaaggagtggagccttcggatggagtgctgccttcgcaaagagtgccgccttcacatggagtgtggcctttgcatggattgcagccttcacatggaatgcagccttcacgagGAGTGCAGCCtttacatggagtgctgccttcccatggagtgctgccttcacatggactgcagccacaaggtgtgttgtcctcaaaagatga